One Azoarcus sp. DN11 DNA segment encodes these proteins:
- a CDS encoding DUF1330 domain-containing protein encodes MRQKAPAYVIGHITIKDRARWDEYRSRVPGTLEGWGGELVLRGKRVTVLGGEHAHTDTVVLRFPDIDSLNGWFNSPVYQALIPLREQAADVVLISYES; translated from the coding sequence ATGAGACAGAAAGCCCCGGCCTACGTGATCGGCCACATCACGATCAAGGACCGCGCCAGATGGGACGAGTACCGTTCCCGCGTGCCCGGCACGCTGGAGGGATGGGGCGGGGAGCTGGTGCTGCGCGGCAAGCGCGTGACGGTGCTCGGCGGCGAACATGCGCACACGGATACCGTCGTCCTGCGTTTTCCCGACATCGACTCGCTCAACGGCTGGTTCAACTCGCCCGTGTATCAGGCCCTCATCCCGCTGCGCGAACAGGCTGCCGACGTCGTCCTGATTTCCTATGAAAGCTGA
- a CDS encoding MCP four helix bundle domain-containing protein, which produces MSIRNKLILGFSVLLAFILVQGAASFFYGSRTQGLVDAAVNRNFIATSEITDLLASAQQLRRLEKEYLIYVGDVDGRNKVLESWNATYGRVLGQLEAMVANSKGIYLPGDATAFTQWKAALDDYQQGFTHIIEGFSYDVSILDEGAGGRSQTYNKAVRANEELRPVVERFDTVLIQGATKLASARAEESALAYQRIRSNFNVVSYVNIGFAIAGLLLAAGLLTTIPASITRPLESLVESADKMSLGDLGKKFEAGGVKDFERLAASLERMRVTMEAMIVRLKARSR; this is translated from the coding sequence ATGTCCATCCGCAACAAGCTGATCCTCGGCTTCTCCGTCCTGCTCGCCTTCATCCTCGTGCAAGGCGCCGCCAGTTTTTTCTACGGTTCGCGCACCCAGGGGCTGGTCGACGCCGCCGTGAACCGCAACTTCATCGCGACGAGCGAAATCACCGACCTGCTCGCCTCGGCGCAACAGTTGCGGCGACTGGAAAAGGAATACCTGATCTATGTCGGCGACGTCGACGGGCGCAACAAGGTGCTCGAGAGCTGGAACGCCACGTACGGGCGCGTCCTCGGCCAGCTCGAGGCGATGGTGGCCAACAGCAAGGGCATCTACCTGCCGGGCGACGCCACGGCATTCACCCAGTGGAAAGCGGCGCTGGACGATTACCAGCAGGGCTTCACCCACATCATCGAAGGCTTCAGTTACGACGTGTCGATACTCGACGAAGGTGCCGGGGGCAGATCCCAGACCTATAACAAGGCGGTGCGCGCCAACGAGGAACTTCGCCCCGTCGTCGAGCGCTTCGATACCGTCCTGATCCAGGGGGCGACGAAATTGGCAAGCGCTCGCGCCGAAGAGTCCGCCCTGGCCTATCAGCGCATCCGCAGCAACTTCAACGTCGTCAGTTACGTGAACATCGGCTTCGCCATCGCCGGCCTGCTGCTGGCGGCCGGCCTCCTCACGACGATTCCCGCGTCGATCACCCGGCCGCTCGAATCGCTCGTCGAGTCTGCCGACAAGATGAGCCTGGGCGACCTCGGCAAGAAATTCGAGGCAGGCGGGGTCAAGGATTTCGAACGTCTTGCGGCCTCGCTCGAGCGCATGCGCGTGACGATGGAAGCGATGATCGTCCGCCTCAAGGCGCGCTCCCGCTGA
- a CDS encoding disulfide bond formation protein B: protein MKAERNAASAAGWSPLFGAWLVAASSLLGALFLGEVMDLPPCVLCWWQRIAMFPLVLILPAGMFPLDRNVIRYALPLALAGWMAALFHVLLVAGVIPERIQPCSRGVSCKEIQIEWFGFLTIPMLSLIAFSLIVGLLLLAKHRMSR, encoded by the coding sequence ATGAAAGCTGAGCGGAACGCAGCGTCCGCGGCGGGCTGGTCACCGCTGTTCGGCGCATGGCTCGTGGCAGCCTCGTCCCTGCTCGGCGCGCTCTTCCTCGGCGAGGTCATGGACCTGCCACCCTGCGTGCTGTGCTGGTGGCAACGCATCGCGATGTTTCCGCTGGTGCTGATCCTGCCGGCCGGCATGTTCCCGCTCGACCGCAACGTCATTCGCTACGCATTGCCCCTGGCGCTCGCCGGCTGGATGGCCGCCCTCTTCCACGTCCTGCTCGTCGCCGGCGTGATTCCCGAGCGCATCCAGCCGTGCTCGCGCGGGGTGTCGTGCAAGGAAATCCAGATCGAATGGTTCGGCTTCCTGACCATTCCGATGCTGTCCCTGATTGCCTTCTCCCTGATCGTCGGATTGCTGCTTCTCGCCAAACACAGGATGTCCAGATGA
- a CDS encoding YceI family protein, which produces MRIAIRPLLLTLALGASLALPAYAQHSASGAVATKTVARTATAAKPAADELVPGDYVIDVAHSHVYFFISHLGVSRFMGRFDDIKGTFVVGQKPTESAVSATVPISSVNTKHQKLEDHLKSADFFDAAQFPNMTFESTRVRWNNKGEGVLSGNLTIHGITKAVDFDLKLTGAGKGPRGDTRAGFESVATIKRSDFGMNYGLPRVVGDSVEIALSIEGIRQ; this is translated from the coding sequence ATGCGCATCGCTATCCGCCCACTGCTCCTGACCTTGGCACTGGGAGCCTCCCTTGCACTGCCCGCATACGCGCAGCACTCGGCTTCCGGTGCCGTTGCGACCAAGACGGTTGCACGCACCGCCACCGCTGCCAAGCCGGCCGCGGACGAGCTCGTGCCGGGGGATTACGTCATCGACGTCGCCCACTCGCACGTCTATTTCTTCATCTCGCATCTCGGCGTGAGCCGCTTCATGGGCCGCTTCGACGACATCAAGGGCACCTTCGTGGTCGGCCAGAAACCCACCGAAAGCGCAGTCAGTGCGACGGTGCCGATCTCCAGCGTCAATACCAAGCACCAGAAGCTCGAAGATCACCTCAAGAGCGCGGATTTCTTTGACGCCGCCCAGTTTCCGAACATGACTTTCGAATCGACGCGGGTGCGCTGGAACAACAAGGGTGAGGGCGTTCTCTCGGGCAACCTGACGATTCACGGCATCACCAAGGCCGTCGATTTCGACCTGAAGCTGACGGGGGCCGGGAAGGGGCCGCGCGGCGACACCCGTGCGGGTTTCGAAAGCGTCGCTACGATCAAGCGCAGCGATTTCGGCATGAACTACGGCCTGCCGCGCGTCGTTGGCGATTCTGTCGAGATCGCCCTGTCGATCGAAGGTATCCGCCAGTAA
- the cysT gene encoding sulfate ABC transporter permease subunit CysT: protein MFPAPAKRDGVLPGFRLGLGYTLTYLTLLVLIPLAGMILMTGKLSWSSFWEIATAERAMASYRVTFGASLFAAIINAVFGLIVAWVLVRYSFPGKRFVDALVDLPFALPTAVAGITLATLYAENGWVGQFLARVGIKVAFTPLGIVVALIFVTLPFVVRTLQPVIEDIEAEVEEAAASLGATRWQTFTRVLLPGIFPAWLTGFTLAFSRAIGEFGSVIFIAGNMPLISEITPLLIISKLEQYDLLGATSLAVVMLVISFVMLLVINLLQWWAANRHVKGGEAPVAALAVPAALVEARP from the coding sequence ATGTTTCCCGCTCCCGCCAAACGGGATGGCGTGCTGCCCGGCTTCCGTCTGGGGCTGGGCTACACGCTGACCTACCTGACGCTCCTCGTGCTGATTCCGCTCGCCGGCATGATCCTCATGACCGGCAAGCTGAGCTGGAGCAGCTTCTGGGAGATCGCCACCGCCGAGCGCGCGATGGCGTCGTACCGCGTGACCTTCGGGGCGTCGCTGTTCGCGGCGATCATCAACGCCGTGTTCGGGCTGATCGTGGCCTGGGTGCTGGTGCGTTATTCCTTTCCGGGCAAACGCTTCGTCGATGCGCTGGTCGACCTGCCCTTCGCGCTGCCGACCGCGGTCGCCGGCATCACGCTCGCGACGCTGTACGCGGAGAACGGCTGGGTCGGGCAGTTTCTCGCCAGGGTCGGCATCAAGGTCGCCTTCACGCCGCTGGGCATCGTCGTCGCACTTATTTTCGTCACGCTGCCCTTCGTCGTCCGCACCCTGCAGCCGGTGATCGAGGATATCGAAGCCGAGGTCGAGGAGGCCGCCGCGTCGCTGGGCGCGACGCGCTGGCAGACGTTCACGCGCGTGCTGTTGCCGGGCATCTTCCCGGCGTGGTTGACCGGCTTCACGCTCGCGTTCTCGCGCGCGATCGGCGAGTTCGGGTCGGTGATCTTCATCGCGGGCAACATGCCGCTGATCTCCGAGATCACGCCGCTGCTGATCATCTCCAAGCTCGAGCAATACGACCTGCTGGGCGCAACCTCGCTCGCGGTCGTGATGCTGGTCATCTCCTTCGTCATGCTGCTCGTGATCAACCTGCTGCAATGGTGGGCCGCGAACCGCCATGTGAAGGGCGGTGAGGCGCCGGTCGCGGCGCTCGCTGTTCCTGCCGCACTGGTGGAGGCCCGTCCATGA
- a CDS encoding sulfate ABC transporter substrate-binding protein, which translates to MKKLTSLLLAAGFAFATGAYAQPNLLNVSYDVARDVYKDYNPLFQKHWKEKTGETVELRQSHGGSSKQARAVADGLEADVVTMNQATDVDFLAEKGLVAKDYPKKFPDNASPYTSTMVFIVRKGNPKGIKDWNDIAKPGAVQVIIPHPKNTGNGRYSYLAAWGYALKQPGGNEKTAQEFVANWLKNAPLFGSGGRDATTTFMQRKLGDVLVTFESEAELIAKEFGRGEFEVVYPSMSILAEFPVAIVEKVVDKKGTRKLAQAYLEYLWSPEGQENAAANYLRPRNPEILKKHAAQFPAIKTFTVDEVFGGWSKASARHFRDGGTFDQIYAQK; encoded by the coding sequence ATGAAGAAACTGACCAGCCTGTTGCTCGCAGCCGGGTTCGCCTTTGCAACCGGCGCGTACGCCCAGCCGAACCTGCTCAACGTTTCCTACGACGTGGCCCGCGATGTCTACAAGGATTACAACCCGCTTTTCCAGAAGCACTGGAAGGAGAAGACCGGCGAGACCGTCGAACTGCGCCAGTCGCACGGCGGTTCGTCGAAGCAGGCGCGCGCGGTCGCCGACGGCCTCGAGGCCGACGTGGTGACGATGAACCAGGCGACCGACGTCGATTTCCTCGCTGAGAAGGGGCTGGTCGCGAAGGATTACCCGAAGAAGTTCCCCGACAACGCCTCACCGTATACCTCGACGATGGTCTTCATCGTGCGCAAGGGCAATCCCAAGGGGATCAAGGACTGGAACGACATCGCGAAGCCGGGCGCGGTGCAGGTGATCATTCCGCACCCGAAGAATACCGGCAACGGCCGTTACTCCTACCTGGCCGCATGGGGCTATGCGCTGAAGCAGCCCGGCGGCAACGAGAAGACCGCGCAGGAATTCGTCGCCAACTGGCTGAAGAACGCGCCGCTGTTCGGTTCCGGGGGACGTGACGCGACCACGACCTTCATGCAGCGCAAGCTCGGCGACGTGCTGGTCACCTTCGAGTCGGAGGCCGAGCTGATCGCAAAGGAATTCGGGCGCGGCGAATTCGAGGTCGTGTACCCCAGCATGTCGATTCTCGCGGAGTTCCCCGTCGCGATCGTCGAGAAGGTCGTCGACAAGAAAGGCACGCGCAAGCTCGCGCAGGCCTATCTCGAGTACCTGTGGTCGCCGGAAGGCCAGGAGAATGCCGCGGCCAACTACCTGCGTCCGCGTAATCCCGAGATCCTGAAGAAGCATGCCGCGCAGTTCCCGGCGATCAAGACCTTCACCGTGGATGAGGTCTTCGGGGGCTGGAGCAAGGCGTCGGCCCGGCACTTCAGGGATGGCGGCACGTTCGACCAGATTTACGCTCAGAAGTAA
- a CDS encoding thioredoxin domain-containing protein — protein MNQKYIFGIAAALMVAVFATATLVHDSEKKAHRAQVAEQNTPALVRDHSPTLGEAEARVHIVEFLDPACETCRDFFPYVKQLMAAAPGRIRVTVRYAPFHDGSEQVVKLLAAAKLQGKFWETLEALFTAQPNWASHHDPQPELVWNFINGVGLDIARLKTDMADPAIDAAVKQDLADARTLNVTQTPEFFVNGRPMPSFGYEQLKQLVEEELEASY, from the coding sequence ATGAACCAGAAGTACATTTTCGGAATCGCCGCGGCACTGATGGTGGCGGTGTTCGCCACCGCAACCCTCGTTCATGACTCGGAAAAGAAAGCCCACCGCGCCCAGGTCGCCGAGCAGAATACGCCCGCCCTTGTTCGGGATCACTCGCCAACGCTGGGCGAAGCCGAGGCGCGCGTGCATATCGTCGAGTTCCTCGATCCCGCCTGCGAGACCTGCCGCGACTTCTTCCCCTACGTCAAACAGCTGATGGCCGCAGCCCCCGGCCGCATCCGCGTGACCGTGCGCTACGCGCCCTTCCACGACGGATCTGAGCAGGTCGTGAAGCTGCTGGCGGCGGCAAAGCTCCAGGGCAAGTTCTGGGAAACTCTCGAGGCGCTGTTTACGGCGCAACCGAACTGGGCGTCGCACCACGATCCGCAGCCCGAGCTGGTATGGAACTTCATCAACGGCGTCGGCCTGGATATCGCCAGGCTGAAGACCGACATGGCCGACCCGGCGATCGATGCGGCCGTGAAGCAGGATCTCGCCGATGCGCGCACCTTGAACGTCACGCAGACACCGGAGTTCTTCGTCAACGGGCGCCCGATGCCCAGCTTCGGCTACGAGCAGCTCAAGCAACTCGTCGAGGAAGAATTGGAAGCCAGCTACTGA